A single Gemmatimonadota bacterium DNA region contains:
- a CDS encoding nucleotidyltransferase domain-containing protein yields the protein MNEGKLDPQILDEIIRRVVEVAEPEKIILFGSAARGEMNRHSDVDLLIVKECARPLDLMGEIYMNLHRVGAAVDAIVVTPTAVERYKDSHALVIKPALREGRIVYESS from the coding sequence ATGAACGAAGGAAAGCTCGACCCGCAGATCTTGGACGAAATCATCCGACGCGTTGTAGAGGTGGCTGAGCCAGAAAAGATCATCCTTTTCGGGTCTGCCGCCCGCGGCGAGATGAACCGACACAGCGATGTCGATCTGCTCATCGTTAAGGAATGCGCGCGTCCACTTGACCTGATGGGCGAGATTTACATGAACTTGCACCGGGTCGGAGCAGCTGTTGACGCCATCGTCGTCACGCCAACGGCGGTCGAGCGATACAAGGACAGCCACGCCTTGGTCATCAAGCCCGCACTGCGCGAAGGAAGGATCGTCTATGAATCTTCCTGA
- a CDS encoding transcriptional regulator — MADIKPIRSEADHEKALARIDKLMGSEYGSPEGDELGVLAALVKSWEDEHCPMGYPEPHEAIRFRMEQAGLRPRDLIPIFGSRGRVSDVLSGKRAITMPMARALHGHLWITTDVLLRNPGMES, encoded by the coding sequence ATGGCTGACATCAAACCCATCCGCTCGGAAGCGGATCATGAAAAAGCTCTAGCCCGTATAGACAAACTCATGGGCAGTGAATACGGTAGCCCGGAAGGAGATGAACTGGGCGTGCTGGCCGCGCTCGTCAAGTCCTGGGAGGACGAGCACTGTCCCATGGGTTATCCGGAACCGCACGAGGCGATCCGGTTCCGCATGGAACAGGCAGGTCTGCGTCCTCGCGACCTGATACCAATCTTCGGGAGTCGAGGGAGAGTTTCGGATGTGCTGTCCGGTAAGCGCGCCATTACCATGCCCATGGCCCGGGCGTTGCATGGGCATCTTTGGATCACGACCGATGTATTGCTCAGGAATCCGGGAATGGAATCCTAA
- a CDS encoding peptide ABC transporter substrate-binding protein has protein sequence MRPAALLTAVLGLAMLGLTVYTGIPEAQVRNAVGRVMPADAAPLDRQVFRFLNDEPTNLDIGVAIYEVGGIVFLFERLTMLDHNNRVIPGAATRWTANEDQTKWTFYMRPGARWSDGRPVTAHDFEYSYKRMLDPASGSGYAFFYYNIKGARAFNTGQTDDPNTVGVNAVDDMTLVIETDGPCPYLPMIAAFFTSIPVPRWQVERFGPRWASDENVVSNSSYKVENWRIGERLTMSLDPYYNGPIKGYLSEIHSMFRSRISTGLLSYENDELDLVQIDVRDLSRIEEDPELSAELHKYMDFNALYLFFRTREGVFNDHRVRKAISHAIDRDALCNIVLRGTALPAYTMLPPGFPGYSGDELKDVQRYDPELARSLLAEAGYPGGRGFPSVDIWLRNDPNRIMAAEAISGMLSNNLDLNVGVRNMEPRVYSEAMAQYRIDFSLIPFQYDFPDPHNLLGMVWHSRPVGAGRHDWMNAEFDRLVDEAARETNEERRFEMYKEAERILVEDVGGVFLYHDYFLQLRKPWLTGWKKDSTGQEPFFIDNSTITDLYIRR, from the coding sequence ATGAGACCTGCAGCTTTATTGACCGCAGTGCTGGGCCTTGCCATGCTCGGGCTTACGGTATACACCGGAATCCCGGAGGCCCAGGTGCGCAACGCCGTCGGTCGAGTCATGCCGGCGGACGCGGCGCCGCTCGACCGGCAGGTCTTCCGGTTTCTGAATGACGAGCCGACCAACCTGGACATCGGCGTGGCCATCTACGAGGTGGGCGGCATCGTCTTCCTCTTCGAGCGCCTCACCATGCTGGACCACAACAATCGCGTGATCCCGGGCGCGGCTACCCGTTGGACGGCCAACGAGGACCAGACGAAGTGGACGTTCTACATGCGTCCCGGCGCCCGGTGGAGCGACGGCCGACCCGTCACCGCCCACGACTTCGAATACAGCTACAAGCGCATGCTGGATCCCGCGTCGGGCAGCGGCTACGCCTTCTTCTACTACAATATCAAGGGCGCACGGGCGTTCAATACCGGGCAGACCGACGACCCGAACACGGTCGGCGTAAACGCGGTGGACGACATGACCCTCGTGATCGAAACCGACGGACCCTGCCCGTACCTGCCCATGATCGCCGCCTTCTTTACGTCGATCCCGGTTCCGCGCTGGCAGGTCGAACGGTTCGGCCCCCGCTGGGCGTCGGACGAGAACGTCGTCAGCAATTCGTCCTACAAGGTGGAGAACTGGCGCATCGGCGAGCGTCTCACCATGTCCCTCGATCCCTATTACAACGGTCCGATCAAGGGGTATTTGTCCGAGATCCATTCCATGTTCAGAAGCCGGATAAGCACCGGACTGCTTTCCTACGAGAACGACGAGCTGGACCTGGTGCAGATCGACGTGCGCGACTTAAGCCGGATCGAGGAAGACCCCGAGCTGAGCGCGGAATTGCACAAGTACATGGACTTCAACGCGCTTTACCTGTTCTTCCGGACGCGCGAAGGCGTATTCAACGACCACCGGGTGCGTAAGGCCATCAGCCACGCCATAGATCGTGACGCGCTCTGCAACATCGTGCTGCGGGGTACGGCCCTGCCCGCGTACACCATGCTGCCGCCGGGCTTTCCGGGCTACTCGGGCGACGAACTCAAAGACGTCCAGCGGTACGATCCCGAACTGGCGCGCAGCCTCCTTGCCGAGGCCGGGTATCCGGGCGGCCGGGGATTCCCCTCCGTGGACATCTGGCTTCGCAACGATCCCAACCGCATCATGGCGGCCGAAGCGATATCGGGCATGCTGTCTAACAACCTGGACCTCAACGTCGGCGTCCGGAACATGGAGCCCAGGGTCTACAGCGAGGCCATGGCCCAGTACCGGATCGACTTTAGCCTGATCCCCTTCCAGTACGATTTCCCCGATCCCCACAACCTCCTTGGCATGGTCTGGCACTCCCGGCCCGTGGGCGCGGGACGCCACGACTGGATGAACGCGGAGTTCGACCGGCTGGTCGACGAGGCGGCAAGGGAGACCAACGAGGAACGACGGTTCGAGATGTACAAAGAGGCCGAACGGATCCTGGTCGAGGACGTGGGCGGCGTCTTCCTCTACCACGACTACTTCCTGCAGCTCCGCAAACCCTGGCTGACGGGCTGGAAAAAGGACTCCACGGGCCAGGAACCCTTCTTCATCGACAATTCCACGATTACGGATCTGTATATACGACGGTAG
- a CDS encoding Gfo/Idh/MocA family oxidoreductase yields MPETIRWGILGTGKIAHKFAEALVVVPDAELSAVGSRAQGTADAFGDEFDVPRRHPSYTSLAEDPEVDAIYVSTPHPMHCRDTLLCLNADKPVLCEKPFALNASEAEAMIRCARQRGLFLMEAMWTRFLPAIAQVRQWLSDGAIGEVRNMMADFGFRAEFNPEGRLLNPELGGGALLDIGVYIVSMASMVYGKQPDRVAALADIGATGVDEQTTMAFRYDSGAMAALTCAVRTSTPGAVSIHGTQGNIRIPSAFYDTYTATLNPDGEEPVSVEPPRVENGFKYEIEEAGRCLREGLLESPALPLDETLAIMRTLDTVRAGIGLKYPME; encoded by the coding sequence ATGCCTGAAACCATTCGATGGGGCATTCTTGGAACCGGGAAGATCGCCCACAAGTTCGCCGAAGCGCTCGTGGTGGTGCCGGATGCCGAGCTGTCTGCCGTCGGGTCCCGGGCGCAGGGCACGGCGGACGCCTTCGGCGACGAGTTCGATGTGCCCCGGAGACACCCGTCCTACACGTCCCTGGCGGAAGACCCGGAGGTCGACGCGATCTACGTGTCCACCCCGCACCCCATGCACTGCCGGGACACGCTGCTATGCCTGAACGCGGACAAGCCCGTGCTCTGCGAGAAACCCTTCGCCCTCAACGCATCGGAAGCGGAAGCCATGATCCGGTGCGCGCGGCAGCGGGGTCTTTTCCTCATGGAGGCCATGTGGACGCGATTCCTGCCGGCCATCGCGCAGGTACGACAGTGGCTCTCCGATGGCGCCATCGGCGAAGTACGGAACATGATGGCCGACTTCGGATTCCGCGCGGAGTTCAACCCGGAGGGCCGCCTGCTGAATCCCGAACTGGGCGGGGGCGCCCTCCTGGATATCGGTGTATACATTGTATCTATGGCTTCGATGGTCTACGGTAAGCAACCGGACCGGGTCGCTGCGCTGGCGGACATTGGCGCAACGGGGGTCGATGAGCAGACCACCATGGCCTTCCGTTACGACTCGGGCGCCATGGCCGCGTTGACCTGCGCCGTCCGGACCAGCACGCCCGGCGCCGTGTCCATCCACGGGACGCAGGGCAACATCCGCATCCCGTCTGCATTCTATGACACCTATACCGCAACGCTGAACCCGGACGGCGAGGAACCGGTATCGGTGGAGCCGCCGCGCGTGGAGAACGGATTCAAATACGAGATCGAGGAAGCGGGGCGTTGCCTCCGTGAAGGGTTGCTCGAGAGTCCCGCGCTCCCCCTGGACGAGACCCTGGCCATCATGAGGACGCTGGACACCGTCCGGGCCGGGATCGGGTTGAAGTATCCGATGGAATGA
- the aroA gene encoding 3-phosphoshikimate 1-carboxyvinyltransferase has protein sequence MNTLKINTIRNNISHSIALPGSKSITLRNLVLASLAEGTTEIDAPCDCDDTWEMVECLGILGIEIQASDDYRRMTVEGRGGRFAEGPVSLDLGLSGTTARFLIALSALRTDETRLAGRGSLNERPNAPLLDALEQMGGATESANGGCLPVIIRGPDKFRRSVRMKGDVSSQFFSALLQIAPVLPEGLEIQVEGELVSKPYIDITLNEMRTFGVDVENDNYRKFRVAPQRYRSGPRSVEGDASAGSYFSALALMHGGKVVIENLGSESRQGDIRFLYICEILGAQVRMDEKKTVIEGPKDGRVRAATEEIHCGDIPDAALTLIAVSPLIPGTTRITGIGTLKQKECDRIECPAAELRKIGVAVKTGPDSIEVGELPTGALNATEYISVETYHDHRMAMSFAVLGTRLGNLDILDPDVVGKTYPRFWEDLAKLQ, from the coding sequence ATTAACACTTTGAAGATCAATACGATTCGTAATAACATTAGTCATAGTATCGCACTGCCAGGAAGCAAATCGATTACGCTGAGAAACCTGGTGCTCGCGTCGCTGGCCGAGGGAACGACCGAGATCGACGCTCCCTGCGACTGCGACGACACCTGGGAAATGGTGGAATGCCTGGGTATACTCGGGATCGAGATCCAGGCGAGTGACGACTATCGGCGGATGACCGTGGAAGGAAGAGGCGGACGATTCGCCGAAGGGCCGGTCAGCCTCGACCTCGGACTCAGCGGTACTACGGCCCGATTCCTGATCGCCCTATCGGCCCTGAGGACCGACGAGACCCGGCTGGCCGGACGGGGCAGTCTGAATGAAAGACCTAATGCTCCTCTGCTCGACGCTTTGGAGCAAATGGGGGGAGCAACCGAGTCGGCCAATGGCGGTTGCCTCCCTGTTATCATACGGGGACCTGATAAGTTCAGGCGCTCGGTCCGGATGAAAGGCGATGTGTCCAGCCAGTTCTTCTCCGCCCTGTTGCAGATCGCACCGGTACTGCCCGAGGGCCTTGAAATTCAGGTCGAAGGCGAACTCGTCAGCAAGCCTTACATCGACATTACACTGAACGAAATGCGGACGTTCGGCGTGGACGTGGAGAACGACAACTACCGCAAGTTCCGGGTCGCCCCACAGCGTTACCGTTCAGGACCCCGGTCGGTGGAAGGCGATGCTTCCGCCGGCTCCTATTTCTCGGCGCTCGCCCTGATGCACGGCGGGAAGGTGGTCATAGAGAACCTCGGATCCGAATCCCGGCAAGGGGATATCCGTTTCCTGTACATCTGCGAAATCCTGGGCGCCCAAGTCCGGATGGACGAGAAAAAGACGGTCATTGAAGGGCCGAAGGATGGCCGCGTACGGGCGGCCACGGAAGAAATCCACTGCGGGGATATTCCGGACGCAGCGCTAACCCTGATCGCCGTTTCACCACTAATACCAGGTACGACCCGCATAACCGGGATCGGCACGCTGAAGCAGAAGGAGTGCGACCGGATCGAGTGTCCTGCGGCGGAGCTGCGGAAGATCGGAGTGGCAGTGAAGACGGGCCCGGACTCCATCGAGGTTGGGGAACTGCCGACAGGTGCCCTGAACGCCACCGAATATATCTCCGTCGAAACCTATCACGACCACCGCATGGCCATGAGTTTCGCCGTACTGGGCACCCGCCTCGGGAACCTGGACATCCTCGATCCGGATGTAGTGGGGAAGACCTATCCGCGCTTCTGGGAGGATCTGGCGAAGTTACAGTAG
- a CDS encoding aldo/keto reductase has product MEYGNIANVDKPVSRLVQGTIMLSFAEEEYSFDLLDQVYDAGINTFDSAHLYGGGECERVLGRWIEDRGLRREIVILTKCCHMNADRARVTPYDISSDLHDSLARLNTDYVDLYLLHRDDVRVPVAPIMDTLNQYISAGNLGVIGGSNWTHDRIERANLYAATSGQQPFTVSSPNFSLAEQAEPPWRGCISISGKDGADARSWYQENQMPLFTWSSIASGFFSGRVNRDNYETLAEQGLFDESSVRSYCTDDNFDRLDRVEELASQKGLSIPQVALAYVLSQPLNIFALVGARNGDEIRANLQALQTKLTAEEMAWLNLERAARS; this is encoded by the coding sequence ATGGAGTACGGCAACATTGCGAATGTCGACAAGCCCGTATCGCGTCTGGTACAGGGCACCATCATGCTGAGTTTCGCCGAAGAGGAATACAGCTTCGACCTGCTGGACCAGGTGTACGACGCCGGGATCAACACCTTTGACAGCGCCCACCTGTACGGCGGCGGCGAATGCGAACGCGTGCTGGGCCGCTGGATCGAAGACCGGGGCCTGCGCCGGGAAATCGTCATTCTCACCAAGTGCTGCCACATGAATGCGGACCGGGCCCGCGTGACGCCCTACGATATCTCATCGGACCTGCACGACTCCCTGGCCCGCTTGAATACGGACTACGTGGATCTCTACCTTCTGCATCGCGACGACGTAAGGGTTCCCGTCGCTCCGATCATGGATACGCTCAATCAGTACATCAGCGCGGGCAACCTGGGCGTGATTGGCGGATCCAACTGGACCCATGACCGCATCGAAAGGGCGAACCTCTACGCCGCCACCAGCGGACAGCAGCCCTTCACCGTGAGCAGTCCGAATTTCAGCCTGGCCGAACAGGCCGAACCGCCCTGGAGAGGATGTATCAGCATCAGCGGGAAGGACGGAGCCGACGCGCGGTCGTGGTACCAGGAAAACCAGATGCCGCTGTTTACCTGGTCCAGCATCGCCAGCGGGTTCTTCTCCGGCCGGGTGAATCGCGATAATTACGAAACGCTGGCCGAACAGGGCCTCTTCGACGAGAGTTCCGTCAGGTCTTACTGCACCGACGACAACTTCGACCGGCTGGACCGGGTGGAGGAACTGGCGAGCCAAAAGGGCCTATCCATACCCCAGGTCGCCCTTGCTTACGTGCTTAGCCAGCCGCTTAACATCTTCGCGCTGGTCGGCGCCCGAAACGGCGATGAGATCAGGGCCAACCTGCAGGCGCTTCAAACGAAGCTGACGGCCGAAGAGATGGCCTGGCTGAACCTGGAACGGGCGGCGCGGTCCTGA